From Rhodamnia argentea isolate NSW1041297 chromosome 10, ASM2092103v1, whole genome shotgun sequence, a single genomic window includes:
- the LOC115745756 gene encoding mitochondrial succinate-fumarate transporter 1: MASEPRASSDANRKRMIPAYVKAISGSLGGTVEACCLQPIDVIKTRLQLDRSGAYKGIVHCGTTIVKTEGVRALWKGLTPFATHLTLKYTLRMGSNAMFQSAFKDPETGKLSNTARLLSGFGAGVLEALVIVTPFEVVKIRLQQQRGLSPEHLKYKGPIHCARTIIREEGLRGLWSGAAPTVMRNGTNQAAMFTAKNTFDVLLWKKHEGDGKDLQPWQSMISGFLAGTAGPVCTGPFDVVKTRLMAQSRHGGELKYKGMVHAIQTIFKEEGLLALWKGLLPRLMRIPPGQAIMWAVADQVTGFYERKFLRNAPV, encoded by the exons ATGGCGAGCGAGCCGCGAGCCTCCTCCGATGCCAACCGCAAGCGCATGATCCCGGCCTACGTGAAGGCGATCTCGGGCTCGCTCGGGGGCACGGTGGAGGCGTGCTGCCTCCAGCCGATCGACGTTATCAAGACGCGGCTCCAGCTCGACAGGTCCGGCGCCTACAAGGGAATCGTCCACTGCGGCACCACCATCGTCAAGACCGAGGGCGTCCGAGCTCTCTGGAAGGGCCTGACGCCGTTCGCGACGCACCTGACGCTCAAGTACACGCTCCGGATGGGGTCGAACGCCATGTTCCAGTCGGCGTTCAAGGACCCGGAGACCGGGAAGCTCTCCAACACGGCCAGGCTCCTGTCCGGCTTCGGCGCCGGGGTGCTCGAGGCGCTCGTGATTGTTACTCCATTTGAG GTTGTTAAGATCAGACTGCAGCAACAAAGAGGTTTAAGTCCGGAGCATTTAAAGTACAAGGGTCCTATTCATTGTGCCCGGACAATTATTCGTGAAGAAGGCCTTCGTGGGCTGTGGTCAGGGGCTGCACCAACGGTCATGCGCAATGGGACCAACCAGGCCGCCATGTTTACAGCGAAGAACACTTTCGATGTACTATTATGGAAGAAGCATGAAGGCGATGGCAAGGACCTCCAACCATGGCAGTCCATGATTTCTGGATTCCTCGCCGGAACTGCAGGTCCTGTGTGCACCGGGCCCTTCGATGTCGTGAAGACAAGGTTGATGGCTCAAAGTCGACATGGTGGAGAGTTGAAGTACAAGGGCATGGTTCACGCCATCCAGACGATTTTTAAGGAGGAAGGACTTCTCGCTTTGTGGAAGGGACTCCTGCCTCGGCTCATGAGAATCCCGCCTGGCCAGGCCATTATGTGGGCTGTTGCAGATCAAGTAACCGGATTCTACGAGAGGAAGTTTCTCAGAAATGCACCTGTCTAG
- the LOC115745755 gene encoding chlorophyll synthase, chloroplastic isoform X2, which produces MFPNCMFCSGRRLTVRAAETDTNEVNPQVPDKAPAKNGSSFNQLLGIKGAAQETNKWKIRLQLTKPVTWPPLVWGVVCGAAASGNFHWNLEDVAKSIVCMIMSGPCLTGYTQTMNDWYDREIDAINEPYRPIPSGAISENEVITQIWVLLLAGLGLAGILDVWAGHDFPILFYLALGGSLLSYIYSAPPLKLKQNGWIGNFALGASYISLPWWAGQALFGTLTPDIVVLTILYSIAGLGIAIVNDFKSIEGDRAMGLQSLPVAFGAETAKWICVGAIDITQLSVAGYLLGAGKPFYALALLALIVPQVVFQFQYFLKDPVKYDVKYQASAQPFLVLGLLVTALATSH; this is translated from the exons ATGTTTCCGAATTGTATGTTTTGTTCAGGACGAAGGCTTACTGTTAGAGCTGCAGAGACCGATACAAACGAAG TGAATCCTCAGGTACCGGACAAGGCACCGGCTAAAAATGGTTCCAGCTTCAACCAGCTTCTTGGCATCAAAGGAGCCGCACAAGAAACT AATAAATGGAAGATTCGCCTGCAACTTACCAAACCTGTGACTTGGCCTCCATTGGTTTGGGGAGTGGTTTGTGGAGCTGCTGCTTCGG GAAACTTTCATTGGAATCTGGAGGATGTGGCCAAATCAATTGTTTGCATGATTATGTCCGGCCCATGTCTCACGGGCTATACACAG ACAATGAACGATTGGTATGATCGAGAAATTGATGCTATTAATGAACCTTATCGTCCTATTCCATCGGGGGCAATTTCTGAGAATGAG GTTATTACTCAAATCTGGGTATTGCTCTTAGCAGGCCTTGGGTTGGCTGGTATATTAGATGTATGG GCAGGGCATGATTTTCCCATACTTTTCTACCTTGCTCTTGGTGGTTCATTGCTATCATACATATACTCTGCTCCACCTTTAAAG CTGAAGCAAAATGGGTGGATAGGAAATTTTGCTCTTGGAGCAAGCTATATCAGTTTGCCGTG GTGGGCTGGTCAAGCTTTATTTGGGACCCTTACACCTGATATAGTTGTGCTGACTATCCTGTACAGCATAGCAGGG CTGGGGATTGCCATTGTAAATGACTTCAAAAGCATTGAAGGAGACAGGGCAATGGGGCTTCAg TCCCTTCCAGTGGCTTTTGGTGCTGAAACAGCAAAATGGATTTGTGTTGGTGCCATTGACATTACTCAACTATCTGTGGCTG GTTATCTGCTCGGGGCTGGTAAACCATTCTATGCTTTGGCTCTCCTTGCTCTCATAGTTCCACAAGTTGTTTTTCAG TTTCAATACTTCTTGAAAGACCCTGTGAAGTATGATGTAAAATATCAG GCTAGTGCACAGCCATTCCTTGTGCTCGGTCTGCTGGTCACTGCTTTGGCAACCAGTCACTGA
- the LOC115745755 gene encoding chlorophyll synthase, chloroplastic isoform X1 translates to MASVLNTVTAITFPGANTNGARARGQLSPAPISVSFTRRRLTVRAAETDTNEVNPQVPDKAPAKNGSSFNQLLGIKGAAQETNKWKIRLQLTKPVTWPPLVWGVVCGAAASGNFHWNLEDVAKSIVCMIMSGPCLTGYTQTMNDWYDREIDAINEPYRPIPSGAISENEVITQIWVLLLAGLGLAGILDVWAGHDFPILFYLALGGSLLSYIYSAPPLKLKQNGWIGNFALGASYISLPWWAGQALFGTLTPDIVVLTILYSIAGLGIAIVNDFKSIEGDRAMGLQSLPVAFGAETAKWICVGAIDITQLSVAGYLLGAGKPFYALALLALIVPQVVFQFQYFLKDPVKYDVKYQASAQPFLVLGLLVTALATSH, encoded by the exons ATGGCGTCCGTGCTCAACACCGTCACGGCCATCACATTCCCCGGCGCCAACACCAacggagctcgagctcgaggtcAACTGTCTCCGGCGCCTATTTCCGTTTCTTTCACCC GACGAAGGCTTACTGTTAGAGCTGCAGAGACCGATACAAACGAAG TGAATCCTCAGGTACCGGACAAGGCACCGGCTAAAAATGGTTCCAGCTTCAACCAGCTTCTTGGCATCAAAGGAGCCGCACAAGAAACT AATAAATGGAAGATTCGCCTGCAACTTACCAAACCTGTGACTTGGCCTCCATTGGTTTGGGGAGTGGTTTGTGGAGCTGCTGCTTCGG GAAACTTTCATTGGAATCTGGAGGATGTGGCCAAATCAATTGTTTGCATGATTATGTCCGGCCCATGTCTCACGGGCTATACACAG ACAATGAACGATTGGTATGATCGAGAAATTGATGCTATTAATGAACCTTATCGTCCTATTCCATCGGGGGCAATTTCTGAGAATGAG GTTATTACTCAAATCTGGGTATTGCTCTTAGCAGGCCTTGGGTTGGCTGGTATATTAGATGTATGG GCAGGGCATGATTTTCCCATACTTTTCTACCTTGCTCTTGGTGGTTCATTGCTATCATACATATACTCTGCTCCACCTTTAAAG CTGAAGCAAAATGGGTGGATAGGAAATTTTGCTCTTGGAGCAAGCTATATCAGTTTGCCGTG GTGGGCTGGTCAAGCTTTATTTGGGACCCTTACACCTGATATAGTTGTGCTGACTATCCTGTACAGCATAGCAGGG CTGGGGATTGCCATTGTAAATGACTTCAAAAGCATTGAAGGAGACAGGGCAATGGGGCTTCAg TCCCTTCCAGTGGCTTTTGGTGCTGAAACAGCAAAATGGATTTGTGTTGGTGCCATTGACATTACTCAACTATCTGTGGCTG GTTATCTGCTCGGGGCTGGTAAACCATTCTATGCTTTGGCTCTCCTTGCTCTCATAGTTCCACAAGTTGTTTTTCAG TTTCAATACTTCTTGAAAGACCCTGTGAAGTATGATGTAAAATATCAG GCTAGTGCACAGCCATTCCTTGTGCTCGGTCTGCTGGTCACTGCTTTGGCAACCAGTCACTGA